A genomic segment from Sparus aurata chromosome 10, fSpaAur1.1, whole genome shotgun sequence encodes:
- the LOC115589931 gene encoding uncharacterized protein LOC115589931 — protein sequence MTSLRLVFFHLTCLFFGILAQTAARKLSSSVHPDGSLLSLKTGDNLTLTCFHKADVPARLYWYKQPLGQKLQLISSVYRFDKNGTFHGEFKNNPRFTLDTRDGKNHLKISDLRISDSAVYNCMSCFSSALEISESITVSVTDSAWVHQSASEIIQPGGSVTLNCTVHTGTCDGEHSVYWFKHSQESHPGLIYTHGGRNDQCERKDSTQTHTCVYNLPMESLNLSHAGTYYCAVALCGHILFGNGIKLDLQGHSAVSVYFLSGALTFTTILVVLLALSVFKMKKRNSYQSTESRARLSAPSTANAEGHRDSDDLHYAALSVKLPKRSRRQRNNTNNECVYSSVKL from the exons ATGACATCTCTGAGGCTTGTCTTTTTCcatctgacatgtttgttcTTTGGGATACTGG CTCAGACAGCTGCTCGGAAGTTATCCTCGTCAGTTCATCCAGACGGaagtttattatcattaaaaacTGGGGACAACTTGACTCTGACATGTTTCCATAAAGCTGATGTTCCTGCAAGGCTTTACTGGTACAAACAACCTCTGGGACAGAAACTACAGCTCATCTCTTCCGTCTACAGGTTTGACAAAAATGGCACTTTTCATGGTGAATTTAAGAACAATCCACGCTTCACACTGGATACAAGAGATGGTAAAAATCACTTAAAGATCTCAGATCTGCGTATTTCAGACTCTGCTGTTTACAATTGCATGAGTTGTTTTTCAAGCGCGTTAGAAATTTCCGAGAGTATTACTGTCAGTGTGACAGATTCAGCTTGGGTCCATCAGTCAGCATCTGAGATCATCCAGCCAGGAGGCTCTGTGACTCTGAACTGTACAGTACACACTGGGACCTGTGATGGAGAACACAGTGTTTACTGGTTCAAACACTCTCAAGAATCTCATCCaggactcatttacacccatgGAGGCAGGAATGATCAGTGTGAGAGAAAagacagcacacaaacacacacctgtgtttACAACTTGCCAATGGAGAGCCTGAATCTTTCTCATGCTGGGACCTACTACTGTGCTGTTGCCTTATGTGGACACATACTGTTTGGAAACGGGATAAAGCTCGACTTGCAAG GTCATTCTGCTGTCTCGGTGTATTTCTTGAGTGGAGCTTTGACATTCACCACCATCCTGGTAGTTTTACTGGCTCTCTCAGTGTtcaagatgaagaagagaaacagtTATCAGTCGACAG AGTCTCGAGCAAGATTATCAGCTCCCTCCACAGCAAATGCAGAG GGTCACAGAGACTCAGATGACCTCCATTATGCTGCTCTAAGTGTCAAGCTGCCCAAAAGATCAAGAAGACagaggaacaacaccaacaatgaaTGTGTGTACTCCAGTGTGAAGCTCTAG
- the LOC115589933 gene encoding uncharacterized protein LOC115589933, whose protein sequence is MMTSALVLSLTCLFWAQTTALKLSPTIHQDRSFKSLETGNSLTLPCFYEANLPARLYWYKQPMGQRPQLISSFYKFEKNGTLYGEFKNNQRFTLDTTDGNNHLKISHLCISDSAVYNCLGSYLSTLEILESTAVSVTGSASVLQSASEIIQPGGSVTLNCTVHTGTCDGEHSVYWFKHSQESHPGLIYTYGGRNDQCERKDNAQTHTCVYNLPMKRLNLSHAGTYYCAVASCGHILFGDGTKLDVQDKVDSPVLVYFLSGALTFTTILVVLLALSVFKMKKRNSYQSTESQARLSAPSTTNTEGHGDADNLHYAALSVKLPKRSRRQRNNTNNECVYSSVKP, encoded by the exons ATGATGACATCTGCGCTTGTCCTCtctctgacatgtttgttttggg CTCAGACAACAGCTCTGAAATTGTCCCCAACTATTCATCAAGACAGAAGTTTCAAATCACTTGAAACTGGAAATAGCTTGACTTTGCCATGTTTCTATGAAGCTAATTTGCCTGCAAGGCTTTACTGGTACAAACAACCCATGGGACAAAGACCACAGCTCATCTCTTCCTTCtacaagtttgaaaaaaatggaACTTTATACGGTGAATTCAAAAACAATCAACGCTTCACACTGGATACAACAGATGGTAACAATCACTTGAAGATCTCACATCTGTGTATTTCAGACTCCGCGGTTTACAACTGCCTAGGTAGCTATTTATCCACCTTAGAAATATTAGAGAGCACAGCTGTCAGTGTGACGGGTTCAGCTTCAGTCCTTCAGTCAGCATCTGAGATCATCCAGCCAGGAGGCTCTGTGACTCTGAACTGCACAGTACACACTGGGACCTGTGATGGCGAACACAGTGTTTACTGGTTCAAACACTCTCAAGAATCTCATCCAGGACTCATTTACACCTATGGAGGCAGGAATGATCAGTGTGAGAGGAAAGacaatgcacaaacacacacctgtgtctaCAATTTGCCAATGAAGCGCCTGAATCTTTCTCATGCTGGGACCTACTACTGTGCTGTTGCCTCATGTGGACACATACTGTTCGGAGATGGGACCAAGCTGGATGTCCAAG ACAAAGTGGACTCTCCTGTCCTGGTGTATTTCTTGAGTGGAGCTTTGACATTCACCACCATCCTGGTAGTTTTACTGGCTCTCTCAGTGTtcaagatgaagaagagaaacagtTATCAGTCTACAG AGTCTCAAGCAAGATTATCTGCTCCCTCCACAACAAATACAGAG GGTCATGGAGATGCAGACAACCTTCATTATGCTGCTCTAAGTGTCAAGCTGCCCAAAAGATCAAGAAGACagaggaacaacaccaacaatgaaTGTGTGTACTCCAGTGTGAAGCCCTAG